The stretch of DNA AAACGGGAGGGATTCTCTATGAAAAAGATTGTCTGCTCATTGGTGCTAGTTGGTGTGATTGTTGTAAGTGGCTTGTTCGGGTTCGCTGACCAGAATAGTACAGCTGAAAAGCAAACCGATCTTGGCAGCGCAGTATTTTCCCTGAATATTCTTGATAAATAAATCAAAATACGAATGGAAACCATCAAACGGGAGGCCATAAAGAGACAGCCATAGAATATTAATTATCATCCGCCTCCCAAATGATGGTCTTCACTTTGTCCAAAGTGGTATAACTTACAAAATAAGACCCGACAATTGTCGGGTCTTATTTCAATGAGCCAATTCCTTAATCTCTGATTCACTCAAAGCTTCCCGATACACCCACACATCGTCCATCTGCCCGCCAAAGAATGGGTCTGCATCGTATCTGCTTCGTCCGAGATAGTTTGTGTTTCCAAGAATATCGGCTGGGTTAGCAGTAATATTCTCGTTTGTCCCTGCAAGCTCTCCATTCACGTACAGCTTTCCGGTATCTCCTTCAAGCGTCACTGCAAGATGCACCCATTTCCCTGTAGCTAATGCCTCATCAGCAGTAATATTCTGATTCGCTCCATCATGAATGGTAAACCGTAGCTTGCCGCTGCCGTCCGATGGGGTAAGGAACATATTTTTGCCGTTGCTTTCACCTATGTCGAAGATTCGCTGCCAGGCCGATCCGCCTTGCCAATTGATCCAGGCTGAGAAGGTGAAGTCCTCCGCATCGGCAATCAGCGGGGAAAGTTCCACATAAGCATCCTTGCCATCCAATGCCAGCTTGCCATCATCTGTTTGGATGGCAGCGCCTTTCAGCTGCGCTGGCAGATTGCTGCCGGAAGAATCCGCTGCTTCCTTGCTGCCTGGATTGCCGAAGCTATAGCGCGCAATTTCCGGCTCGGAAGCTTGCTGCTTCACGGTCACTTGAAACATTTTCGTATCTTTCTTTTTTCCTGCTTGAATACTTGCAGTCAGCGTAGCTTTGCCATCTCCGTTTCCTGCTTCTGGCCGGTGTATCGTGCCATCAGCCTCAACCACTTTTGGATTGGAGGAAGTCCATTTAATTGTGGATTCATGGGTACCTTCTGTTGGCAGCTCTATATTTTGATATAGATCATCACTTTTCGAGATAGTAAGATCCTTTTTCACTGCTGCAACAACTTCTTTATCTTTCATATCCTCCATTCGATTACCCCAGATCGCGACACCTTTGTCGGATAAAGCGGTGAACGTCGTATCATATTCTTGTGCTGCTTCATCCCACTGTTTCAAGAAGAATCCATTATACTCCTCGCCATCAATTGTCAGAGTGATTTCATTATCTTTTCCGTGCTTCCACTTTCCTTCTACAGCACCTTCGACTTTTCCGCTCTCTTTCAGGGTAATTTGTTCAGAAGTTTTCACATCAGCAGAAATATCTTTTCCGTGGTTCACATATTGATAGTCACCAGCCATGTCCTTTCGTTTGATCTTCGCTTCTTTTTCATTCGTATTACGAGATGGAGCTACGACTGGCCAGCCTTTATCGTTCATATGCATCTGATGGACCCGCACCTCATGCTCCTCACCGCGCTCAGGGAAACGAGAATGGAAGATTAGGTAATGGTTCTTTGTCTCCTCCTCATAAAAAGCGGTATTATGTCCTGGTGACACATAGCCAATACCTGGTTCCTCCCCGGGATCACCGACTTTCTTTTCAAACAAATGATTCCCAAGCAGCTTCACCCCATAAGGCTCGATCGACTTGTCATCAAACAGCGGCAGATTCGGATCCGCCTTCACGTCGATCATGTCATTTCCTTCTGCGTCATAAAACGGTCCATCCGGTGTCTTGGAACGCACAACTCGGATATTGTAGCCTCCCACAGCATCCAGCCCGCCAAAGGAGAGGAACATATAATAATAATCCGTTTCCGGACTGTACATCATCGCCGGTCCTTCAATCCGGCTGTGGTTGCCGCCCATCAGCTTCTTCCCATACCCCTGGCCTGGAAGCGGCTTGCCTGTCTTTTCATCCATCTCCATAATGAAAATACCGCCAGAGTATGAGCCATATACCATCCACAGCTTACCATCCTCATCATAGAACACATCCGGATCCACCACATTCGGATGCTTTGTCGCATCATAAATCGTGCCATCCTCACTCGGCTCATCCCACATACCCGACTTCAGGATGATCCCGGTATCCTTATAAGGTCCCTCAATATCGTCCGCCACTGCCACACCCATCGCAGACCGCGGCGAATCCCCCTTGCACGCATTGTAATACATATAAAACTTCCCATCAGCCAGCTGAATCACATCAGCTGCCCAAAGTGTATCCGTCTGGGCCCATTCCAACGTCTCCTTGAGTTCTTCCGTGACATTAGGTATGAGCTTATTGCCATCACGGACACCGGAGTCCACCAATTCCCATTTCATGAGGTCGTTTGTTTTCGCTGCAGCTAAATGGGAACCGAAGACATAGTATAGGTCATCTGCTTCGATGAAAGACGGATCGTGCACGGAGACATTTTCAAAAACAGGTGTCTTACCCTGACTCCCTTTTTCCTTTGCCGCCGTATCTGCACCTGGCCAAGCAGGTATCAGTAAGACTGCAGACAGCATGGACGTAACAAGTAATCGTTTGTTAGCTTTCATCGCTTTCCTCCTCCACAATTGATAACGCTTACATATTGCTGGTTTAAGATTAGGAGGAATATGACAAGTTGTCAATAAGTATAATATACCTGTTTCTTAAATAGATTTTTTATTATCCGCCTTTCTAAAAGGACACGTACGGTATTTTATATTATCACTATAAACATATACGTATAAATATATTTCTGCACATTGTAAGTTGAATGACCGCCGGGATAATGCAGCACCTGCTGGTGATACGATATCATTCAAGGAGAGCGGGATGTTTATGAACGGACAAAACGGATTCCTGGGAGGAATTGCGTGTCATGGCAGATGAAATGACCAATGAGGATCGAAATGTAAAATGGACAAACTTCTCCATCTATAGTGAGCGCATCAATAAAGCTGCGATCCTGCCAGATACTGTTGGTGCAATAACTCCTTTATACCCCTGGATGCGTAACGGGTTGCCAGACTGCTCGTCAGATACAAAGCTCAGCGCTGCAGATGCGATTCGCGCTGCCACTTATATAGTTTCGAATTGGCGATGGTATGATTACAAAAGCAGTTGAGATTCGTTTATTGGTTAGTATCTTACATAGCTTAATCAAATGATATGTTGAGCAACGAAAGAGCCTCGATGCGTAATCGAGGCTCTTTCGTTGCTTAAGCAATTCCCTAACTGCTCCTGCGCTCCACAAGATTAATCCCTACTCCCATCGCCACTACACCAATCAGCAGCATATATAACAGAGACATTACGACATCCTGCAGACCAGCACCATAAAAAACTACCGCCATGATGGCTTCCATTGCATGCACCAATGGGAATAAATCCGCTATGAACAATAACACTGGATTCGTGATCGTTCCCGGCATCATATAGACACCGCTGACAAGCGGAATCAGCGGGATGACGGACGGATAGATGGCATAAAATTGCTCCGGCGTCCTGACAAAACCGGTAATCAGCATGGCAATGCTTATCATACCGAATGCAAAGCACGCAGCAATGAGGAAGAGCAGCCATAGGCTATCTCCGACATCGTAACGCAAGACATATTTAAATACGATCAGCACGACAATTATTTGAAGCATCGTAATCAAAAAGCTGTATAACAAATACCCGCTGTACATACTCGTTTTCTTCATTGGTGATAAGATCATCCGATCCCAAATACCAGTAACCTTATCCTGTGTCACATTGTTGACCTTGAACCCAAGGATGAACATGGAGATCAAGAAAGTAAAGGCAAACAGCAGCTGCGTACGGATGTTGTACGTAGGAATCTGTTCGTTATCCAACCCCTGCGCTTCCATCTGAAGTGGCGGATCGGCCAAATATTCCTCCATTTCATCCCGTATATCCCTTCCTTCTTGTGACTCCATTGCACTGATCTGTGCTTCTTGCCGGAATACTTTATCAACATGCTGTTCAACAAAGGAAACACTCGGCATTCTATTGGAGATCAACAGTCTGTAATCATTCTCCATGACCTTCACTGCCACATCGATATTCCCCTTCTTGATGTCTTCACGTGCTTCTTCCGATTCCACTACTTCAAATTCGTAGGAGTCATCCGTGTTTAACAACGCTTCCCACTTTTTCTCGATCTCTGCAGCATTTGCTTCTTCACTGAAAATGGCAACCGTGGTCCGAGACTGGATTCCGCCGCCAAATAAAAGGGTGGCGACAATACTTCCTGCAATCAATAATAGAATGAGCAGCGGATTTCGTTTATCCTTTGAAAATTGCACCCATAATACGTTTTTCATTGCGCTTTCCCCCTTTTCGGAAACAAAGCCAAGCCAATGAAAGTGAATAAGACGAAAAAGCCGATCATAAACACGCTTGGCTGGATGATGGAGGACAGATCCTCAAATTGGATCCACTCTGTCAGCATGGTCAGGAATAAACCGTTCGGGGTCCATTCTCCAATATGCTGCAGCCATTCCGGCAGCAAATAGATGGGAACAAATCCTCCTCCAAGCGTACCGCAGAGCAGCGTAATCAACATAAAGACGCCATTTGCAGCATCAACACTGGCCACACGCAATAAAATCGCCGTATAAATAGCCGCTAAGCCGGATAGCACCAAAGCAAGCAAGACAATCATCACGATGATGCCGACCCAAAAGGACATCGCACGATCCGGAAATACACCAAGGATAAAGTGGGAGACAATCAATACAAATATAATCTGCAGCAAAACCAGACAAATCGTGGATACCATTTTGCCGATCAGAAACCGTATTGGATGGCTATTCGTCAGTAAAATCCGATTGAATACGCGATTCCTGATTTCCACTCCTGTTTTCATTGCTACCGTCGCTACGACGAATAAGGCAAATAGTGCTCCTATCGCTATCGTAAAGTACTGTGTCATCGTGAAGTCATACTCTGTGCCAATATCCTCGAAGCCGCCTGCAGGAAGCACAGCCTCTATTCCTGCGCCCCCTGTTATGTCCTGTATCGCCAATTGATTATTCCATTGATCGATGAATCCTTGGATAAGCTGCTGCATCGCACTGCTGGCTGTCGTCTCTTCTTCCATTTTATAAATCAGTGATTTTGTCGGGGATTCTCCTGTGAAGCTTGCATACATGCTATCTGCGGTAATCCCCTGGGGTATGATCAGCATTGCATCCAAGTCGCCCTCTTTGACCTTCTCGGCTGCTTCCTTTTCCTCCAGATGATGAACCGTCACCCATTCCTTTACATCTTCACTTTGCAGATAATCCGATAGCAGTTGAACAGGCTGTATCTCGCCTGCAGCATCCACGGCCGCATTTGCCTCCTGCTCTTCAAAGGCAGCATCACCAACCAATCTTTCCTTCAGCTGCTCCATTGCTTCCGTCTCATTATCCTGATTGACCACGCCCAGCTGTAAATCCATTGACACCTCATCATCACTATCAAATAACCCAGAAAAAGCAAAGTTCAGCACCACGACCAAAACAATAGGAAGCAGCAGGACCGTAAGCAGCTCTTTCCAGTCCCGTAAAAATATCAGCAAATCCTTCTTTATAAAACTCCGCATCATGCCACCCCTCAATCTCTCAGCGTACGTCCGGTTAAATGAAGGAATACATCTTCCAAGCTAGGCGTTTCCGTATGGAAATTAATCAATTGGATGTGATGCTGTTCCGCAAGATGGACGAGTTTGCTGATCAAGCCGCTTCCCTTTGCCGCTATGATTTTCAGCTGCAATTCAGACACCTCAATCTTTTGAACACCTTCAATTGTCTTTACTTGCCCTGCAAAGGCTTCATCCAGCTTATTTAACTCCACTTTTATCTTATCCTCGGTCGACAGGATGCTGAGCAATTCCTCTTTTGTTCCTGCCGCGATGATTTTGCCATGATCCATGATGTATAAGCGATCGCAGAGCTGCTCCACTTCCTCCATATAATGACTCGTATAGAGAATGGTCGTTCCATCTTGCTGGTTCAGGGCGCGAACGGCTTCCAGGATATGATTCCTCGATTGCGGATCGATGCCGACTGTCGGTTCATCCAGGATCAGGATCTGCGGCCGGTGCAATAACGCCGCTGCTATATTAAGCCTGCGTTTCATCCCGCCGGAGTAGGTCTTGACCAAATCTTTTTTGCGATCTTCCAAGCCGACGAACTCCAAAGCCTGCTGGATAGCCTTCGCTAATTCCTTGCCTCTCAATTTATAGATCGAGCCAAAAAACTTCAGGTTCTCATAAGCGGAGAGCTCCTGATACAGCGCCAATTCCTGTGGTACCACCCCTGATACACTTCTGATTTCACCTGGTTTATCAATCGCGTTCACACCGTTCAGCGTTATCCTGCCGCTTGTCGGTTTGACCAAAGTGGAGATCATGGAAATCGTCGTGGACTTTCCGGCTCCATTCGGACCAAGCAATCCAACTGACTCCCCATCAGCCAAATATAAGTTCAGATCCTGAACGACCTTCTTCCCCTTGAAGGACTTGCTTAAGTTGATGGTTTCAAGCATCTGTCTGCCCCCTTTATTGTTGTTACTTGCATCATAAATAAAAAAGACCAAAGCCACTACTGACTATGGTCATTCCGCGATTGGGCACTTATTACTTTCGTCACTTTTTCTATACAAGGCGATGACGAATCGCATATATGGCTAATTGCGTCCGATTCCTTAGCTCCAATTTGTCTAAAATATGACTCGTTTGATTCTTGACCGTCCCTACCGACAAGCCTAGTCGTTCGGCCACTTCCTTATTATTCAATCCCTCACCGATACACTTCAATATCGCCCTTTCCCTCGGGGTCAGCGTCGGGTCAATTTGTCTTTCTTCCTGGTTTTGCAATAAGATCGGCATCACCTTTGAAGCAACCTGATCCTCCAAGGATAGACCGCCGCTCAAGGCGCTTTTAATGGAACGAATGAGCGATGCTGTATCCCCGTTTTTCAGCATATAACCGTTCACTCCCAGCTTTAAGGCGCTCAATACATACTCATTGTCATCAAAGGTGGTAAGCATGAGAATCTTAATATATGGGAAGCGGGAGCGGAGGATTTTCGCCGCTTCAATGCCATCCATCACAGGCATCCGAATATCCAAAATGGCCACATCGAAAAGCTGCTTTTCACATAAGCTGACGGCTTCTTTTCCATTATCCGCTTCCCCGGTCACGCTGATTTCTTCATCCGTTTCAATCATCGCCTTTAAGCCCTGCCGCACCATCACTTGATCTTCTGCCAGCAAAATCTTAATCATCCGACCCGCCCCAGTCTGCTAATCTTATCGTGCCCCTCACCAAAAATCGGTGCTTATCATGATCGATCTCAAGCGTTCCGCCTACTTTTTCCAAGCGTTCCCGCATCCCCTTCAAACCATAACCTTCCTGAAAGCAGCCATCATGCGTTAAAGCATTGATCACCTCAAACCGAAAAATACTGCCCCCAGGAGATTCGAATATCACTTGCGCCTCTCTTGTAGAACTATGCTTCATAATATTCGTCAATGCCTCCTGCACAGCACGATAAATCGCAAATGACTGCTCCCCCGTCAAAGGAGCCGCAAACGCCCCATGCCTTACCGAAAAATTGATCTTCATGAAACTCTCTATCTCTAATTTCCGTATCAGCCGAATCACACCCTGCAATCCGCCCACTTCTCTCTGCTTGAACGACCGCACCGCCTGCCGCGTTTCCTCCAGGCTTTGTTCCGCCAGCTCTTTCAGCTTCCCGACCGTCTCCCTATCCTTCTCAGCCGCCGTCAAACGGAACGCCTCAAACTGAAACAGCAGCGCCGTCAATTTGTGCCCGACCGAATCATGGATCTCATGGCCGATCAGCATGCGCTCATCCTGCCTTGCCTGCTGCTCCTCTATGACAAGCTGCCTTTTCATTCTTCGGTATTCTTCAAGCAAGGCTTCATTGCTCAGTCGAGCTTCTTTTTCTCGTTTATGTATGATTTGATGATAAAGTAAAGCAGCTACTAGTAAAAGGTAATAGAGCGCGCACCACACTAATTGTGATGGAGAGAGTGAGAATTTCATCAAGATCAGCGCCGCACATACAAGCTGCACAGTAATTACTATAAAACTTTTAGTTCGGGATAAATAAAAGACGGCTTCTGCCATTATCAAAGATTGGGTGAGGAGTGCAAATGAACTGAACTCCATTTTAAAAGGGTAGAAGATGAGGACTGTCAATAAAGCTTGGACGCAGAATAATATTGTTTGTTTCGATTGTTTCTCTGTAAAAAGCGGCAGTATGAATAATATAATAAAGAAAATACTCATACTCGCCATTTGTAATGCACTTAAATCTAAGATAGATTCCGAAAAAGCCAGCGTCCAAACAACGCAGTAAATTGCCAGCCATATAAAATATGTTTTCCTCATTAAGTGCACTTCTCCCTTGTAAAAAATACCGTACGTTTGTTTCTGTATGATACCTTCTTAGCATCAGTGTATATCTACAAAGCTTGAAGTTTTTCATTTATAGGCGCCTTGGGTGGAGCGTCTGGTGCTGCGATACCCTTTTAGAATAAGCCTTCCCATAACGACCGACCAACTCACCATTCCTTAATCGTTCCTGGTTACTAATTAGAGGCTAAACATTACTCGTCAGGGTTACAATTGACATTACTAAGATCAGGATTCAATAGGGTCTCCTTATAATGCTCCATTTTATAATCAATGATTTTTTGAATTTCGTTTAATTCCTTGATTTCATTCCCGATTCTTTTCCTTTGCTCTTCCAAAATGGAAACTCTTTTTTGAATTGTACCTGGTCCTTCATTAGAAAGATCAAGATAACGTTTTATTTCCTCCAACTTCATTCCTGTCGTTTTCAGCCTTGTCAAAAATATCATACCCTCCAGCTGTTCTTTACTGTAAATCCTGTGGCCATTAGGTTTACGTTCAGCGTATGGAAGCAAACCGATTTGCTCATAGTAACGAATCGTAGGTTTTGGCAGACCGGAGAATTCAGACGCCTGATCTATAGACATATAAGCCTCGGACATCTTTTTCATTTTTACCCTCCAATTTCTTTTTGGCAAGACGATGGTTTCCCATAAGGCATGGAATATTGCCAGTGGCAGATCAGTGACCCGATCCACTCACTGGCAACTCTATCATTATCATGATATTACTTATTCCTGCTTGAGCTTCTTCATACCTTTTTAATATAAGGATAAAAAGAATCCTTTAATTTAAATTGGTTCGTCTCATCCACTATCCCTATCACTTTATCACTGTCGTATAAATCAAGCATAAATTGAGCTACTTCTTCTGGTGTACGGGAATGAGGAAAATCACTTATCCCCCTCCCCATTGCCCGATAGGAAAATTCCCGGTTACAGCGGGAGCCAATACTTTAGCCTTCATATTTTCCCCTTTGCCCTGTAACTCACTAGCCACCCCCTCCGTAAAGGCACTTACATAGAACTTTGTGGCACAATAGGTGACAAAGTTATCCACAATTGTGTACCCAGCGTCGGATGATACATTGATTAATTGTGTCCCTTCCTTGGATGAATAATCTCTTACAAACAAAGTTGATAAAATCGTCATTGCTACGTTATTTAATAGCAGCATGTTTTCCACTTTTGACAAGTCTTGTTCGGCTACTGGGGAAAAATCCCCAAATCCCGCATTGTTAATCCACGTTTCCAAGTCATATTTTTTCGTACGCTCATATAAATCATGAGCCTGCTTGGTATCGGATAAATCTGCAGGAAGGACAACAACATCAATTTTAGGATTGATTTCAGCTATGGTTGATTTCAAATCCTCTAATCGTTGTTTTCTCCTGGCGACAAGAATGAGATTCTTGCCTCTTTTGGCGAAGGCTAAAGCAGATTCATAGCCGATTCCGGAACTTGCTCCTGTAATTACTACGTACATGATATACCCCTCCTGATACTTGATTAATGTTTCAAAGTAACCGTAACACTTCAAGTAAGCTTTAACTCAATAGATCAGGAGGGATTTTTTCTAAGAAAATGATCAAGAACCTCTTCATCAGAAGTACCGCCTCGGAAAATCGTATGAAACAGAAGGCTGGTCCATAAATTACGCCATAGATTCTTATCCAGCTGTTTCCCGTACAAGAACAGACTTCAAAGCAATCAATTACTGAAGCGTAAAAGCTGGCTGCGTTTGACTATTGATGATGAAATGGGAAGATCAGCGCAGCCTTCATTG from Terribacillus sp. FSL K6-0262 encodes:
- a CDS encoding ABC transporter ATP-binding protein; this encodes MLETINLSKSFKGKKVVQDLNLYLADGESVGLLGPNGAGKSTTISMISTLVKPTSGRITLNGVNAIDKPGEIRSVSGVVPQELALYQELSAYENLKFFGSIYKLRGKELAKAIQQALEFVGLEDRKKDLVKTYSGGMKRRLNIAAALLHRPQILILDEPTVGIDPQSRNHILEAVRALNQQDGTTILYTSHYMEEVEQLCDRLYIMDHGKIIAAGTKEELLSILSTEDKIKVELNKLDEAFAGQVKTIEGVQKIEVSELQLKIIAAKGSGLISKLVHLAEQHHIQLINFHTETPSLEDVFLHLTGRTLRD
- a CDS encoding LamG-like jellyroll fold domain-containing protein, with the protein product MKANKRLLVTSMLSAVLLIPAWPGADTAAKEKGSQGKTPVFENVSVHDPSFIEADDLYYVFGSHLAAAKTNDLMKWELVDSGVRDGNKLIPNVTEELKETLEWAQTDTLWAADVIQLADGKFYMYYNACKGDSPRSAMGVAVADDIEGPYKDTGIILKSGMWDEPSEDGTIYDATKHPNVVDPDVFYDEDGKLWMVYGSYSGGIFIMEMDEKTGKPLPGQGYGKKLMGGNHSRIEGPAMMYSPETDYYYMFLSFGGLDAVGGYNIRVVRSKTPDGPFYDAEGNDMIDVKADPNLPLFDDKSIEPYGVKLLGNHLFEKKVGDPGEEPGIGYVSPGHNTAFYEEETKNHYLIFHSRFPERGEEHEVRVHQMHMNDKGWPVVAPSRNTNEKEAKIKRKDMAGDYQYVNHGKDISADVKTSEQITLKESGKVEGAVEGKWKHGKDNEITLTIDGEEYNGFFLKQWDEAAQEYDTTFTALSDKGVAIWGNRMEDMKDKEVVAAVKKDLTISKSDDLYQNIELPTEGTHESTIKWTSSNPKVVEADGTIHRPEAGNGDGKATLTASIQAGKKKDTKMFQVTVKQQASEPEIARYSFGNPGSKEAADSSGSNLPAQLKGAAIQTDDGKLALDGKDAYVELSPLIADAEDFTFSAWINWQGGSAWQRIFDIGESNGKNMFLTPSDGSGKLRFTIHDGANQNITADEALATGKWVHLAVTLEGDTGKLYVNGELAGTNENITANPADILGNTNYLGRSRYDADPFFGGQMDDVWVYREALSESEIKELAH
- a CDS encoding response regulator transcription factor — translated: MIKILLAEDQVMVRQGLKAMIETDEEISVTGEADNGKEAVSLCEKQLFDVAILDIRMPVMDGIEAAKILRSRFPYIKILMLTTFDDNEYVLSALKLGVNGYMLKNGDTASLIRSIKSALSGGLSLEDQVASKVMPILLQNQEERQIDPTLTPRERAILKCIGEGLNNKEVAERLGLSVGTVKNQTSHILDKLELRNRTQLAIYAIRHRLV
- a CDS encoding ABC transporter permease, with the translated sequence MMRSFIKKDLLIFLRDWKELLTVLLLPIVLVVVLNFAFSGLFDSDDEVSMDLQLGVVNQDNETEAMEQLKERLVGDAAFEEQEANAAVDAAGEIQPVQLLSDYLQSEDVKEWVTVHHLEEKEAAEKVKEGDLDAMLIIPQGITADSMYASFTGESPTKSLIYKMEEETTASSAMQQLIQGFIDQWNNQLAIQDITGGAGIEAVLPAGGFEDIGTEYDFTMTQYFTIAIGALFALFVVATVAMKTGVEIRNRVFNRILLTNSHPIRFLIGKMVSTICLVLLQIIFVLIVSHFILGVFPDRAMSFWVGIIVMIVLLALVLSGLAAIYTAILLRVASVDAANGVFMLITLLCGTLGGGFVPIYLLPEWLQHIGEWTPNGLFLTMLTEWIQFEDLSSIIQPSVFMIGFFVLFTFIGLALFPKRGKAQ
- a CDS encoding histidine kinase, encoding MKFSLSPSQLVWCALYYLLLVAALLYHQIIHKREKEARLSNEALLEEYRRMKRQLVIEEQQARQDERMLIGHEIHDSVGHKLTALLFQFEAFRLTAAEKDRETVGKLKELAEQSLEETRQAVRSFKQREVGGLQGVIRLIRKLEIESFMKINFSVRHGAFAAPLTGEQSFAIYRAVQEALTNIMKHSSTREAQVIFESPGGSIFRFEVINALTHDGCFQEGYGLKGMRERLEKVGGTLEIDHDKHRFLVRGTIRLADWGGSDD
- a CDS encoding ABC transporter permease: MKNVLWVQFSKDKRNPLLILLLIAGSIVATLLFGGGIQSRTTVAIFSEEANAAEIEKKWEALLNTDDSYEFEVVESEEAREDIKKGNIDVAVKVMENDYRLLISNRMPSVSFVEQHVDKVFRQEAQISAMESQEGRDIRDEMEEYLADPPLQMEAQGLDNEQIPTYNIRTQLLFAFTFLISMFILGFKVNNVTQDKVTGIWDRMILSPMKKTSMYSGYLLYSFLITMLQIIVVLIVFKYVLRYDVGDSLWLLFLIAACFAFGMISIAMLITGFVRTPEQFYAIYPSVIPLIPLVSGVYMMPGTITNPVLLFIADLFPLVHAMEAIMAVVFYGAGLQDVVMSLLYMLLIGVVAMGVGINLVERRSS
- a CDS encoding MerR family transcriptional regulator; amino-acid sequence: MKKMSEAYMSIDQASEFSGLPKPTIRYYEQIGLLPYAERKPNGHRIYSKEQLEGMIFLTRLKTTGMKLEEIKRYLDLSNEGPGTIQKRVSILEEQRKRIGNEIKELNEIQKIIDYKMEHYKETLLNPDLSNVNCNPDE